CGGGAGCATCGTCCTGCCGGTTATTCGTTCCGAAACCAGAATTCCAAGTTTTAGGAAGAACGGGATTTTAGTGGGCGGAGGTATGAAGGACATGCACCCATTATAAGCAAACCCGCCCCCGGTCATTTTTCACGCGGGAGCGGGCTGGTCTTAGTGCTGATGTCCCAATGGACCCAAGGCATGTTCATACACAAGCATCATGTAGTAATGCCAGGGGAAGGGCGCTTCGTGAGAAAAGCTGTTTCCATCCTGTCCGGAACCGGATTTGGATTTCAGGTTTACGTCCAAGAATGTCAGCATCTCGTTCCACGCTTCGGCTTGGACCGGGTCGGTTTGAATACCCTCGGCGCCCGTCACAAAGGCGTGGGGCTGACCGTCATAGATAGTGACCTGGTGCGGAACGCCCGCGGTTTCCAATCCCTTATCGAGCGCGTTCACTTCTTCGAGGGGAATCGACTGGTCCGCCCCGCCGAAAATCCCCAAAACGGGACCGGAGAGGTTCTTCAAAATTTCCGGATCTGTTTCAGACGAACCGTAGAAAATCACCGTCACTGCCATGCCGCTGTTGTGAAGGCTGTACAGCATCGAAACGCGCCCTCCATAACAAAAGCCTGCGATGCCGATGCGGTTGGAAGCCACGTTGGGTTGCGTCTTTAGCCAGGCGTAAACCGAATCCAAGTCTGCGTTTACGTCAGCCTGGTCGGTTGTTGAGACCAAATAAATGGCTCGCGGTATCCACGAGGTGGTCTCGCCGCGGAAGGTATCGGGAGCAACCACCAGATAGCCTTCCTCCGCAAGTAAATCCGCCTTGGAGATCATGCTCTCGTTCAAGCCAAAGAACTCATGGATCATGATCACCGTTGGAAATGGACCCTCCCCTTCGGGCTCCGCCACATATGCGCGGACGATCGGTCCGCCATTGGTGCCAGGGATGGTGGTGTTCGTCAACTTTTCAACCCGGTCCCCGCCGATCAGCCCATCCACGAAAATGCTCAGGGGGATGAACAGAATCAGAATCGCCAGACCAGCTAAAAGTCGAAGAATGATGCGTTTAAATGCTTTCATGGAAACTCCTATCGTTGATGCCGGGATTTTATGGGAAAAACCGTTCAAAACCTATCAGGAAGTCAATCGACCAGCCCGGGATTAATTTTTGTGCGGACTTCAAGGAATATTCTTCGAAAATCTTTGAACATCTCTTCGAGAGCTTGAAAATTCACTGGCGACATTAATTTGAGAAAAAGACCATCCCCAAACCATCCACATAGATGGTTTTTCCTTGACAAATCTCAATAAATTAGTAAAATACATCCATGTACCATCTATATGGATGGTTTTCAGAGGAGAAATGACCGATACAGAGAAAATCACAATTAATCTTGGGGCGGTGGACCTCGGAAAGATCGACCTGCTGGTGGAGCAGGGGCATTACTCCAACCGCACCGATTTCATCCGCACTGCCATCCGTTCGCAGTTGGAAAAGCACACCCTCGAGGTCCAGCAATCCGTAACGCGTCATTCGTACGGTGTGGGCGCGTTCTATCACAGCCTTGCCGATTTCGAACGCTACAAGGCAAAGGGGGAAAAGATCAAGATCAGCATCATCGGCTTGTACCAGATCCCGAACGATGTCCCGGTTCCGCTTGTGGAGGAAGTGGTCGATTCCATCAAAGTGTATGGAATCTTTCAGGCGAGCGACAAAGTAAAAACCGCTCTCCAGAATTCAGGAAAACTGCTATGACGAGCGAAACAATCGGGAAAAATTGGGCAAGGCGCTTTTTCACCATCTTCACCGGGCAGGCGCTTTCACTTTTCGGCTCGTCGCTCGTTCAATTTGCGCTCATCTGGCACCTCACCCAGAAGACCGGTTCGGCGACGGTGCTTGCCACCGCCTCCCTCTTCGGGATGCTGCCGCAGATTCTCCTGGGACCTATCGCTGGAACGATCGTGGATCGCGGCAACCGGAGGATCATCATGATCGTTTCGGATTCGCTGATCGCGGTCTCGACGCTTCTTCTCGCCTATTTATTCTGGTCCGGCGCTGCGGAGGTCTGGCATGTCTACCTGGCTTTGACCGTCCGATCTGCGGGCGGAGCGTTCCATCATCCCGCCATGTCGGCTTCCACAACATTGATGGTGCCGAAGGAACACCTTGCGCGCGTTTCGGGCGCAAACCAGACCCTGCAGGGACTCGTAAGCATCGTCGCGCCTCCGGTGGGTGCGCTGCTGGTGGCGGTTATGCCCACTCAAAAC
This portion of the Anaerolineales bacterium genome encodes:
- a CDS encoding dienelactone hydrolase family protein, which encodes MKAFKRIILRLLAGLAILILFIPLSIFVDGLIGGDRVEKLTNTTIPGTNGGPIVRAYVAEPEGEGPFPTVIMIHEFFGLNESMISKADLLAEEGYLVVAPDTFRGETTSWIPRAIYLVSTTDQADVNADLDSVYAWLKTQPNVASNRIGIAGFCYGGRVSMLYSLHNSGMAVTVIFYGSSETDPEILKNLSGPVLGIFGGADQSIPLEEVNALDKGLETAGVPHQVTIYDGQPHAFVTGAEGIQTDPVQAEAWNEMLTFLDVNLKSKSGSGQDGNSFSHEAPFPWHYYMMLVYEHALGPLGHQH
- a CDS encoding CopG family transcriptional regulator; this encodes MVFRGEMTDTEKITINLGAVDLGKIDLLVEQGHYSNRTDFIRTAIRSQLEKHTLEVQQSVTRHSYGVGAFYHSLADFERYKAKGEKIKISIIGLYQIPNDVPVPLVEEVVDSIKVYGIFQASDKVKTALQNSGKLL